One Fibrobacterota bacterium DNA window includes the following coding sequences:
- the carB gene encoding carbamoyl-phosphate synthase large subunit: MPKRTDLQKIMLIGSGPIVIGQACEFDYSGTQACKALKEEGYQVVLINSNPATIMTDPGLADATYIEPITWEMCEKIIAKERPDALLPTLGGQTGLNTAVELAKRGILKKYGVEMIGANLEAIEKAESRQQFKVAMEKIGIESARSYVARTIEEAREGKDKIGLPIVVRPAFTLGGAGGGFAYTEEEFERIAASGLQLSPISEILIEESIVGWKEFEMEVMRDKADNVVIICSIENLDAMGIHTGDSITVAPAQTLTDKEYQRMRDASIACIREIGVETGGSNVQFAVNPADGRMIIIEMNPRVSRSSALASKATGFPIAKIAAKLAVGYTLDELLNDITRVTPACFEPTIDYVVTKVPRFTFEKFPQAEPVLGTQMKSVGEAMAIGRTFKESLQKALRSMENDRMGLGADGKKEIPEDQIEANLDYRRPGINRVFSVRRGFELGWSIEKLHDISKIDPWFLNQMRDLVLFEKAELTGKTLAALPKAVLKKAKQWGYSDYQLGFLLKSNEEAVRQRRKADGIIPVFKTVDTCAAEFKAFTPYHYSSYDEENESIRSPRKKVLIVGGGPNRIGQGIEFDYACCQASFALQEEGYESIMVNSNPETVSTDYDTSDKLYFEPLTREDILNIVELERPDGIILQFGGQTPLKLAKPLEAAKAPIIGTSPTSIDIAEDRKLFSDMVERLGFRQPANGIATNTDEAVAIATRLTYPVLIRPSFVLGGRAMMIVYSEDELRKYMATAVEASAERPVLVDKFLDSAMEVDVDAISDGETVVVAGIMQHIEEAGIHSGDSACILPPQDLSPRLLRELERQTIAMAKELKVIGLMNVQYAIKDELVYILEVNPRGSRTVPFVSKTIGVPLTKLATKVMIGRTLVDLGFTESRMPPYVAVKESVFPFAKFHGVDTLLSPEMKSTGEVMGIARGFGVAFAKAQMGAGNSLPRSGKVFISVNNRDKEKVVSLARKLHGFGFEIMATSGTVAVLEANKIPAAVVKKVSEGHPNVAELIARKEFSLIINTPLSKLSKDDDGVIRKAALLAQIPYTTTLSAAEAAVEAIAALREGELDVCSLQEYYRLAGIPEVKGLIQMPVTA, encoded by the coding sequence ATGCCCAAAAGAACCGACCTCCAGAAAATCATGCTCATCGGCAGCGGCCCCATCGTCATCGGGCAGGCCTGCGAATTCGATTATTCCGGCACCCAGGCGTGCAAGGCCCTGAAGGAGGAAGGCTACCAGGTCGTCCTGATTAATTCCAATCCCGCCACCATCATGACCGATCCCGGCCTGGCGGATGCGACCTACATCGAGCCCATCACCTGGGAGATGTGCGAGAAGATCATCGCCAAGGAAAGGCCGGACGCGCTCTTGCCCACCTTGGGCGGGCAGACCGGCCTCAACACCGCGGTGGAATTGGCCAAGCGCGGCATCCTGAAGAAATACGGCGTCGAAATGATCGGGGCCAACCTGGAAGCCATCGAGAAGGCCGAATCGCGCCAGCAATTCAAGGTCGCGATGGAGAAGATCGGCATCGAGTCGGCCCGTTCCTACGTGGCCCGCACCATCGAAGAAGCCCGCGAAGGCAAGGATAAGATCGGCCTGCCCATCGTCGTGCGTCCCGCCTTCACCTTGGGCGGCGCCGGCGGCGGCTTCGCCTACACCGAAGAAGAGTTCGAGCGCATCGCCGCCAGCGGCCTGCAACTCAGCCCCATCTCCGAAATCCTGATCGAGGAATCCATCGTGGGATGGAAGGAATTCGAGATGGAGGTCATGCGCGACAAGGCCGACAACGTCGTCATCATCTGTTCCATCGAGAACCTGGACGCCATGGGCATCCATACCGGCGACTCCATCACCGTGGCACCGGCGCAGACGCTGACGGATAAGGAATACCAGCGCATGCGGGACGCGTCCATCGCCTGCATCCGCGAGATCGGCGTCGAGACCGGGGGTTCCAACGTGCAATTCGCCGTGAACCCCGCCGACGGCCGCATGATCATCATCGAGATGAATCCGCGCGTGTCGCGCAGCTCGGCCCTCGCTTCCAAGGCCACCGGTTTCCCCATCGCCAAGATCGCCGCCAAGCTTGCGGTCGGCTACACCCTCGACGAATTACTCAACGACATCACCCGCGTGACGCCGGCTTGCTTCGAGCCCACCATCGACTACGTGGTGACCAAGGTACCGCGTTTCACCTTCGAGAAGTTCCCGCAGGCCGAACCCGTGTTGGGCACCCAGATGAAGTCGGTGGGCGAGGCCATGGCCATCGGCCGCACCTTCAAGGAAAGCTTGCAAAAGGCCCTACGCTCCATGGAGAACGATCGCATGGGCCTGGGGGCCGACGGCAAAAAAGAGATTCCCGAGGATCAGATCGAAGCCAACCTCGATTACCGGCGGCCGGGCATCAATCGCGTATTTTCCGTACGCCGCGGTTTCGAGCTCGGCTGGAGCATCGAGAAGCTGCATGATATCAGCAAGATCGATCCGTGGTTCCTGAACCAGATGCGCGATCTGGTCCTATTCGAAAAGGCCGAGCTAACCGGAAAGACCCTGGCGGCCTTGCCGAAAGCGGTCCTCAAGAAGGCGAAGCAATGGGGCTATAGCGATTATCAGCTCGGTTTCCTGCTGAAGTCCAACGAGGAGGCGGTGCGGCAACGCCGCAAGGCCGATGGTATCATCCCCGTGTTCAAGACGGTGGACACTTGCGCGGCCGAGTTCAAGGCTTTCACGCCCTACCATTATTCCAGCTACGACGAGGAAAACGAATCAATCCGCAGCCCGCGCAAGAAGGTGCTGATCGTCGGCGGCGGGCCCAACCGCATCGGGCAGGGAATCGAATTCGACTATGCCTGCTGCCAGGCCTCCTTCGCCTTGCAAGAAGAAGGCTACGAGTCCATCATGGTCAACTCCAACCCGGAGACCGTGAGCACCGATTACGATACGTCGGATAAACTGTATTTCGAGCCGCTCACCCGCGAGGACATCCTCAACATCGTCGAGCTGGAACGGCCCGACGGCATCATCCTCCAGTTCGGCGGGCAGACGCCGCTCAAGCTGGCTAAGCCCCTGGAGGCCGCCAAGGCCCCCATCATCGGCACGTCGCCCACCTCCATCGACATCGCGGAGGACCGCAAGCTCTTCTCCGACATGGTGGAGCGGCTGGGTTTCCGGCAGCCCGCCAACGGCATCGCGACCAATACCGATGAAGCCGTGGCCATCGCGACCCGACTCACCTATCCGGTCCTCATCCGGCCTTCCTTCGTGCTGGGCGGCCGCGCCATGATGATCGTGTATTCCGAGGACGAACTCCGCAAGTACATGGCGACCGCCGTGGAGGCTTCCGCCGAGCGCCCCGTGCTGGTCGACAAGTTCCTGGACTCGGCCATGGAAGTGGACGTGGACGCCATTTCCGACGGCGAGACCGTGGTGGTGGCGGGCATCATGCAGCATATCGAAGAAGCCGGCATCCATTCCGGCGATTCGGCCTGCATCCTCCCGCCGCAGGACCTTTCCCCGCGCCTGCTGCGCGAACTGGAACGCCAGACCATCGCGATGGCGAAGGAACTCAAGGTCATCGGACTGATGAACGTGCAATACGCCATCAAGGACGAACTGGTCTACATCCTCGAGGTGAATCCGCGCGGCAGCCGCACGGTGCCCTTCGTGAGCAAAACCATCGGCGTTCCCCTCACCAAGCTGGCGACCAAGGTCATGATCGGCCGCACCCTGGTCGATCTCGGATTCACCGAAAGCCGCATGCCCCCGTATGTCGCGGTCAAGGAGAGCGTTTTCCCCTTCGCCAAGTTCCACGGCGTGGATACCCTGCTCAGCCCGGAAATGAAATCCACGGGAGAAGTTATGGGCATCGCTCGCGGCTTCGGCGTCGCCTTCGCCAAGGCCCAGATGGGAGCCGGCAATTCCCTGCCGCGTTCCGGCAAGGTCTTCATATCCGTGAACAATCGCGACAAGGAGAAAGTGGTTTCCCTCGCGCGCAAGCTCCACGGATTCGGTTTCGAAATCATGGCCACTTCGGGCACGGTCGCCGTCCTGGAGGCGAACAAGATCCCTGCCGCCGTGGTGAAAAAGGTTTCCGAGGGCCATCCCAACGTGGCCGAACTCATCGCGCGCAAGGAGTTCTCCCTCATCATCAACACGCCCTTGAGCAAACTCTCCAAGGATGACGACGGGGTAATCCGCAAGGCCGCCCTGCTGGCCCAGATACCCTATACGACCACGCTTTCGGCCGCCGAGGCGGCCGTAGAGGCCATCGCCGCCCTGCGGGAAGGGGAACTGGACGTCTGCTCCTTGCAGGAATACTACCGTTTGGCAGGCATTCCCGAGGTGAAGGGCCTGATCCAGATGCCGGTCACGGCCTGA
- a CDS encoding TfoX/Sxy family protein, producing the protein MAYDQKLEARIRDLLGPRTDLEAKKMFGGLCFLINGNMACGVLNGDLIAKVDPERHDALLKKPGARPFDFSGRPMKGILYVGPVGVKAAKDLRSWVETSVAHALSKPPKTGKSSGKKAGKKTAGAKKVPLR; encoded by the coding sequence ATGGCATACGACCAGAAACTGGAAGCGCGCATCCGCGACCTCCTCGGCCCACGCACCGATCTCGAGGCCAAGAAAATGTTCGGCGGCCTTTGCTTCCTGATCAACGGAAACATGGCCTGCGGCGTACTGAACGGTGACTTGATCGCCAAGGTGGATCCGGAACGCCATGACGCCCTGCTGAAAAAGCCCGGCGCCCGCCCTTTCGATTTCTCCGGCCGGCCCATGAAGGGCATCCTCTACGTGGGACCCGTAGGGGTGAAGGCGGCCAAGGATCTGCGCTCCTGGGTGGAGACCTCGGTGGCGCATGCGCTGTCGAAGCCGCCCAAGACGGGAAAGAGTTCGGGAAAGAAAGCGGGAAAGAAGACTGCCGGCGCGAAAAAGGTCCCGCTCCGCTAA
- a CDS encoding right-handed parallel beta-helix repeat-containing protein, which produces MSQKHFSVISGGISGRAALLAACLAAAAQATTYSINTTNMGFVNDGNCGLREAIDAINTQTRRWGCPGPDGSSDGIFLQAGTYTAPVGMTLDRSASINCPVGTCIVDAGSINTNFITLSSLGPTVFVNDITLRQSSGNTNNINGLKVLGGTVNLYHTVVTGFKLAGVSIQAGSNHTISHSTFTGNKWGFYLSDGTGIQSDHNTISNNWQGIRAGNVVGFNDDGSVISDNADAGVEIPNGGSLAWINTTISRNRNRGIHMGEPGSLFTLFGCTIDGNTTSGDGAGLYVPGPSSGSNIEVDLKSSTISNNRAQGDGGGVYCTATVLLTNCTISNDTAKRGGGAFASGVSSNAYLSITTSTIAFNRAVDSGGGLYYIGTPLAHDNFIGVAGCIVARNTAGLKYPDMCGAASGVRSLFGDWTGSTGHSEDLTPADPLLGPLMDNAGPIHVKTRALLKGSPAVNRNQRGFSQLIDNRGIPRPTPPDQAISDWDVGAYEVAPFETEVLDLAAASGSVGIFSDATFSNGAGTRIENGTVGNYATYIVAVPHAVSTGTQYTVLLRARALPNGAKIELASAPASPTPQFTTIGTADLYAPAPEYDTYAFFFKFTSVGTKYFRLKIIGKNAKSTGYAADFDNIEITEQ; this is translated from the coding sequence ATGAGTCAAAAACACTTCTCCGTCATTTCAGGCGGAATTTCCGGGCGGGCCGCCCTGTTGGCGGCCTGTCTCGCAGCCGCGGCGCAAGCCACCACCTACAGCATCAATACCACCAACATGGGCTTTGTCAACGACGGCAATTGCGGGCTTAGGGAGGCCATCGATGCCATCAATACGCAGACTCGGAGATGGGGTTGTCCCGGCCCAGACGGATCGAGTGATGGCATCTTTTTACAGGCAGGCACCTATACCGCCCCGGTGGGGATGACCCTGGACCGGTCGGCCAGCATCAATTGCCCCGTAGGGACATGTATCGTCGATGCCGGAAGCATCAATACGAACTTCATCACCCTCTCCAGTTTAGGCCCGACCGTCTTCGTCAACGACATTACCTTGAGGCAATCCTCAGGAAATACCAACAACATCAACGGTTTGAAGGTGCTGGGCGGAACCGTGAACCTGTACCATACCGTGGTCACCGGTTTTAAGCTCGCCGGAGTCTCCATCCAAGCCGGGAGCAATCATACTATCTCGCACAGTACGTTCACCGGCAACAAATGGGGCTTCTACCTTTCCGACGGGACAGGGATCCAGTCGGATCACAACACCATTTCCAATAATTGGCAGGGTATCCGGGCGGGGAATGTTGTCGGATTCAATGACGATGGTAGCGTCATCTCCGATAACGCCGATGCGGGCGTTGAGATTCCCAATGGCGGCAGTCTGGCCTGGATAAATACAACCATAAGCCGGAACCGGAACCGGGGAATCCACATGGGGGAACCCGGTAGCCTATTCACCCTCTTCGGTTGCACCATCGATGGAAATACGACTTCGGGGGACGGGGCAGGCCTATACGTCCCAGGCCCTTCCAGCGGCTCCAACATCGAGGTCGATCTCAAAAGTTCCACGATTTCGAACAATCGGGCCCAGGGGGATGGCGGAGGAGTGTATTGTACCGCCACGGTCCTTCTAACCAACTGCACCATCAGTAATGATACGGCCAAACGAGGAGGGGGCGCATTCGCCAGCGGCGTTTCCAGCAATGCCTACCTGAGCATTACAACGAGCACGATTGCCTTCAACCGCGCCGTGGATTCGGGAGGAGGCCTGTACTACATAGGAACCCCCCTGGCCCACGATAACTTCATCGGCGTTGCCGGTTGCATCGTGGCGCGAAATACCGCCGGCCTTAAGTATCCTGACATGTGCGGGGCGGCCTCAGGCGTTCGCTCCCTGTTCGGTGACTGGACGGGCTCCACGGGCCACTCCGAGGATTTAACCCCTGCCGATCCGCTTCTCGGGCCTTTGATGGACAATGCCGGCCCCATCCACGTCAAGACCCGGGCTCTGCTCAAAGGCAGCCCGGCAGTCAACAGGAATCAACGCGGCTTCTCTCAACTAATCGATAATAGGGGGATCCCCCGCCCCACCCCTCCCGACCAGGCGATATCGGATTGGGATGTAGGCGCGTATGAAGTGGCGCCCTTCGAAACCGAGGTCCTGGATTTGGCCGCGGCATCGGGATCGGTTGGCATCTTCAGTGATGCTACTTTCAGTAACGGCGCCGGCACGCGGATAGAAAACGGCACCGTGGGCAACTATGCGACCTACATCGTGGCGGTTCCGCACGCCGTATCGACCGGCACACAGTATACCGTCCTATTACGGGCCAGAGCCCTTCCCAACGGGGCCAAGATTGAACTGGCCAGCGCTCCCGCTTCCCCGACGCCGCAGTTCACCACCATAGGCACGGCCGACTTGTACGCGCCTGCCCCCGAGTATGATACCTACGCCTTCTTCTTCAAATTTACGTCGGTGGGCACCAAATATTTCCGTCTCAAGATCATCGGCAAGAATGCCAAAAGCACCGGCTACGCGGCGGACTTCGACAACATCGAGATCACCGAGCAATAG
- a CDS encoding ATP-dependent DNA helicase RecG, protein MSDLARLSGVGPKRVRILADAGIATLRDLVYHLPRRYLDRTKLTPIAGLKVGEDALFVATVASINMIQSRMVIEVADQTGSIELVFFNGVQFLRKRFHEGQRLAVAGVPSFFRDVQMVHPEFESLAEGQEPKREVLPRYPLTVDMSEAHVGHKFLQQIALETLDGFGFTDAVSEPHRKALSLLPEVELLRSLHRPDQVEGIPLLRRQLKVRELLPLSCKLEAVRRARRKVGRAWPEALELRKKLRAALPFELTSGQVEAVAGISACQASTGQFCGLLMGDVGSGKTVVAMLAAANVIGNGGQAALMAPTEILAVQHFQTLSPFLAQAGLRVALLTGDTPKAERDALVAELGNGTLPMVVGTHALYSGDIVFAKLGLAIVDEQHRFGVAQREALAKKGGHPDILYMSATPIPRTLAQTVFGDLETFVLRDKPAGRLPVKTRLVGPEKRKDMLGFLVKEALGGNQLFWVVPQIGASAPKGKAAEDPDIFVPAQRPVEDLATVDKVKAELEAFSRDWKVGMVNGKMPAEKKEAALSAFRRGELHALVATTVIEVGVDVPQANLMVIEGPDRFGLAQLHQLRGRTGRGTAQAWCFLSLPPKEIPPETYERLASFAETSDGFAIAEMDLKSRGAGALEGTEQSGYGGLRFTDLIEDFALTQEIRKYAEGLTETDIGIPAAAAAAPPHRR, encoded by the coding sequence ATGTCCGATCTCGCGCGCCTTTCCGGAGTCGGTCCCAAGCGCGTCCGGATCCTCGCGGATGCCGGCATCGCCACTTTGCGCGACTTGGTTTACCATCTCCCGCGCCGCTACCTCGATCGCACTAAGCTGACTCCCATCGCCGGCCTCAAGGTGGGGGAGGACGCCCTCTTCGTCGCGACGGTCGCTTCCATCAATATGATCCAATCGCGGATGGTGATCGAGGTCGCGGATCAGACGGGCAGCATCGAGCTCGTCTTTTTCAATGGCGTGCAGTTCTTGCGCAAGCGCTTCCACGAAGGGCAACGGCTGGCCGTGGCCGGCGTGCCTAGCTTTTTCCGCGACGTTCAGATGGTGCATCCCGAATTCGAATCCTTGGCGGAGGGCCAGGAGCCGAAGCGCGAGGTCCTTCCGCGCTATCCCTTGACCGTGGACATGTCCGAGGCGCATGTCGGCCATAAGTTCCTCCAGCAAATCGCGCTGGAGACCTTGGATGGATTCGGCTTTACCGATGCCGTCTCCGAGCCCCATCGCAAGGCGCTGAGCCTTTTGCCCGAGGTCGAATTGCTGCGCTCCCTCCATCGGCCGGATCAGGTCGAAGGCATCCCCCTCCTGCGCCGGCAACTCAAGGTGCGCGAGCTGCTGCCCTTATCCTGCAAGCTCGAAGCCGTCCGGCGCGCGCGCCGCAAGGTCGGCCGCGCCTGGCCCGAGGCCCTGGAACTGCGGAAAAAGTTGCGGGCCGCTTTACCGTTCGAATTGACCTCCGGGCAAGTCGAGGCCGTGGCCGGGATCTCCGCGTGTCAAGCTTCGACCGGCCAGTTCTGCGGCCTGCTTATGGGGGACGTGGGTTCGGGCAAAACCGTGGTGGCCATGTTGGCGGCCGCCAACGTGATCGGGAACGGGGGACAGGCGGCCTTGATGGCCCCCACGGAAATCCTGGCCGTGCAGCACTTCCAGACCTTGTCTCCCTTCCTCGCGCAGGCCGGCTTGCGCGTCGCCCTGCTCACGGGCGATACGCCCAAGGCCGAGCGGGATGCGCTCGTGGCCGAATTGGGAAATGGAACCTTGCCCATGGTGGTCGGCACCCATGCGCTCTATTCCGGCGACATCGTCTTCGCGAAACTGGGGTTGGCCATCGTCGACGAGCAGCATCGATTCGGGGTGGCGCAACGCGAGGCCCTGGCGAAAAAAGGCGGCCATCCGGACATCCTCTACATGTCGGCTACGCCCATCCCCCGCACCTTGGCGCAGACCGTGTTCGGCGATCTGGAGACGTTCGTGCTCCGGGATAAGCCCGCGGGCCGGTTGCCCGTGAAGACGCGCCTGGTGGGGCCGGAGAAGCGCAAGGATATGCTGGGCTTCCTGGTGAAGGAGGCGCTGGGCGGGAACCAATTGTTCTGGGTGGTTCCGCAGATCGGCGCCTCGGCGCCGAAAGGCAAGGCCGCCGAGGATCCGGATATCTTCGTTCCCGCCCAGCGCCCCGTGGAGGATCTCGCGACGGTGGACAAGGTGAAAGCCGAGCTGGAAGCCTTCTCGCGGGACTGGAAGGTAGGGATGGTGAATGGCAAGATGCCTGCGGAAAAGAAGGAGGCGGCGCTCTCCGCTTTCCGGCGCGGCGAGTTGCATGCCCTGGTCGCGACCACCGTGATCGAGGTGGGCGTGGACGTGCCCCAGGCCAACCTGATGGTCATCGAGGGGCCGGATCGCTTCGGCCTGGCGCAGTTGCATCAGCTGCGCGGCCGCACAGGACGCGGAACGGCGCAGGCCTGGTGCTTCCTCTCCTTGCCGCCGAAGGAAATCCCTCCCGAAACCTACGAGCGTTTGGCTTCCTTCGCGGAGACTTCGGACGGGTTCGCCATCGCCGAAATGGATCTGAAGTCGCGCGGGGCTGGGGCTTTGGAAGGGACGGAACAGAGCGGTTACGGGGGGCTGCGCTTCACCGATTTGATCGAGGACTTCGCGCTCACCCAGGAGATCCGGAAGTATGCGGAGGGCCTGACGGAGACGGATATCGGAATTCCGGCCGCGGCGGCGGCTGCCCCGCCACATCGCCGATGA
- a CDS encoding sigma 54-interacting transcriptional regulator: protein MKDFMVHQARTMSALTEISKLFSSSLDYREVAHQCLRTLSETLELERGTLLMPTTDRKFLVIKASSGFSPEEIRSSVYKIGEDFVGKVFSNCLPMAVPDGEEFDGIPTPKENIDDFKLYRIGFVAVPVILDSRPIGVITAHRTTRSTTMVDEDIKVMKIVASLLSQTLRIAEMIREENSKLVQENKELHAELEERFNPDNLISNSSAMAKTLAMVKRVSGTDASVLLRGESGTGKTLLARSIHYVSPRQKNPFVIVNCAALPANLIESELFGHEKGAFTGALNQRIGRFEAADSGSIFLDEIGEIPTETQAKLLRVIQDGTFERVGSSKTMTADVRLICATNANLEQLVRDKLFREDLYYRLMVVPINVPPLRSRREDILPLASYFLKKFTTKYNKRISISREVMEFLEGYPWPGNVRELENTIERTVVLAGSEALTAKDIPILNSMVESPEPALVPQPPANGVVTFSPLSRRSKERQLYERVPLREKDIREAMHNAGGIQTHAARMLGVSLRQLRYALSRFGIKATEFKY from the coding sequence ATGAAAGATTTCATGGTCCATCAGGCCCGCACCATGTCGGCCTTAACGGAAATCAGCAAGTTGTTCAGCTCCTCCCTGGATTACCGGGAGGTGGCCCACCAATGCTTGCGGACCCTCTCGGAAACCTTGGAGTTGGAGCGGGGTACCCTGCTCATGCCCACCACCGATCGCAAGTTCCTTGTCATCAAGGCGAGCAGTGGGTTCAGTCCGGAGGAAATCCGCAGTTCGGTCTATAAGATAGGCGAGGACTTCGTAGGCAAGGTCTTCAGCAATTGCCTGCCCATGGCCGTGCCCGACGGCGAGGAATTCGATGGCATTCCCACCCCCAAGGAAAACATCGACGATTTCAAGTTGTACCGTATCGGTTTCGTCGCCGTGCCCGTCATCCTTGATTCCCGTCCTATCGGGGTCATCACCGCGCATCGCACCACTCGCAGCACCACCATGGTGGACGAGGACATCAAGGTCATGAAGATCGTGGCTTCGTTGCTCTCGCAAACCCTGCGCATCGCCGAAATGATCCGGGAAGAAAACTCGAAGCTGGTGCAAGAGAACAAGGAGCTGCATGCCGAGCTGGAGGAACGCTTCAATCCCGACAACCTGATCAGCAACTCCTCGGCCATGGCCAAAACCCTGGCGATGGTGAAGCGCGTATCGGGAACGGATGCGTCCGTCCTGCTGCGGGGGGAGAGCGGGACCGGTAAAACCTTGCTGGCGCGTTCCATCCATTACGTCAGCCCGCGCCAGAAGAATCCTTTCGTCATCGTAAACTGCGCCGCCCTGCCCGCCAACCTTATCGAAAGCGAGCTGTTCGGCCATGAGAAAGGCGCGTTCACGGGCGCCCTTAATCAACGCATCGGCCGATTCGAAGCCGCCGACTCGGGTAGCATCTTCCTCGATGAAATCGGGGAGATTCCCACGGAAACCCAGGCGAAATTGCTCCGGGTGATCCAGGACGGAACCTTCGAGCGCGTGGGCTCTTCCAAGACCATGACCGCCGACGTGCGTCTCATTTGCGCGACCAACGCCAATCTCGAGCAACTGGTGCGCGATAAATTGTTCCGCGAAGATCTGTACTACCGATTGATGGTGGTGCCCATCAACGTGCCGCCGCTGCGCAGCCGCCGCGAGGATATCCTGCCCTTGGCGAGCTATTTCCTGAAAAAGTTCACCACCAAGTACAACAAGCGCATTTCCATCTCGCGGGAGGTAATGGAATTCCTGGAAGGCTATCCCTGGCCGGGAAACGTACGCGAGCTGGAAAACACCATCGAGCGCACCGTGGTGCTGGCCGGCAGCGAGGCCCTTACCGCCAAGGACATCCCCATCCTCAACTCCATGGTCGAATCCCCGGAGCCGGCCCTCGTGCCGCAGCCGCCGGCGAACGGGGTGGTCACCTTTTCGCCTTTGAGCCGCCGTTCCAAGGAGCGGCAACTCTACGAGAGGGTGCCATTACGGGAAAAGGACATCCGCGAGGCCATGCACAATGCGGGCGGAATCCAAACCCATGCGGCCCGCATGCTGGGCGTGTCGCTGCGGCAATTGCGGTACGCGTTGAGCCGGTTCGGGATCAAGGCCACCGAATTCAAGTATTGA
- a CDS encoding leucyl aminopeptidase family protein gives MASSLQNLVLEALEKANTEALPALVLLAEQEKLLGELPKDRSRLQSQVSAVLKNQTGKVLSDPLELVFTTDCIIGILQIPQKKGLSREDRLRLAASRIGDLQKSRSWPKTAISADGLTIPEMKALAEGLHLSSYEFRKYKSEKKPEKSEAETILWVAGENMKKATVALAEAETVSRLINSCRDLVNEPGSHLDPDDFTEAARRAAKEFGLTIKVRDEKKLQSEGFLGLWTVGKGSDRPPRMVTLGYEGKAAKKGGKAPHLVLVGKGVTFDTGGISIKPSQGMWEMKSDMAGAATVLSALCAIAALKLPIKASAVLCLAENRPGNAAVLPGDIFTAKNGKTVMVDNTDAEGRLILSDGLAEAGAIGATHIIDLATLTGAIIRAIGPSIAGLFCNDEDFTRLMLQAGGTASEKFCVMPLEEEYREYLDDPVADMKNVGKPEAGAITAALFLQEFVPPKTAWSHWDIAGTAFTTSPWKYFKAGATGWGVRSLVEVARMLAG, from the coding sequence CTGGCTTCTTCTTTACAGAACCTTGTCCTGGAAGCCTTAGAAAAGGCTAATACTGAGGCGTTACCCGCCTTGGTTCTGCTCGCCGAACAAGAAAAATTGCTGGGGGAGCTGCCAAAAGACCGTTCCAGACTGCAAAGCCAAGTTTCAGCCGTCCTCAAAAATCAAACCGGAAAGGTACTCAGCGACCCCCTGGAATTGGTTTTCACGACGGACTGCATTATCGGCATTTTGCAGATTCCCCAGAAAAAGGGTCTATCCCGGGAAGATCGGTTACGCTTGGCGGCCTCCCGCATTGGGGACCTCCAGAAAAGTCGCTCTTGGCCCAAAACCGCGATCTCGGCGGATGGGCTGACGATTCCGGAAATGAAGGCCCTGGCCGAAGGCCTTCATCTCTCGTCCTACGAATTCCGTAAGTACAAATCCGAAAAGAAGCCGGAAAAATCCGAAGCCGAAACCATCCTATGGGTCGCGGGCGAGAATATGAAAAAGGCGACGGTCGCATTGGCCGAAGCCGAAACGGTATCCCGTCTGATCAATTCCTGTCGCGATCTGGTGAACGAACCGGGTTCGCACCTCGATCCCGACGATTTCACCGAAGCGGCGCGGCGCGCCGCCAAGGAATTCGGCCTGACCATCAAGGTTCGGGACGAGAAGAAGCTGCAAAGCGAAGGCTTCTTGGGCTTATGGACGGTGGGCAAGGGTTCCGATCGGCCTCCGCGCATGGTGACTTTGGGCTATGAAGGCAAAGCCGCGAAGAAAGGCGGTAAGGCGCCGCACCTGGTGCTGGTGGGAAAGGGCGTCACCTTCGACACCGGCGGCATCAGCATCAAGCCGAGCCAGGGAATGTGGGAAATGAAAAGCGACATGGCTGGCGCCGCCACGGTGCTCTCCGCGCTCTGCGCCATCGCCGCCCTGAAGCTTCCCATCAAGGCCAGCGCCGTGCTCTGCCTGGCGGAAAATCGCCCCGGTAACGCAGCCGTGCTTCCCGGCGACATCTTTACCGCCAAGAACGGCAAGACCGTAATGGTGGACAATACCGACGCCGAAGGCCGCCTCATCCTCTCGGACGGGCTGGCGGAAGCCGGGGCCATCGGCGCGACCCATATCATCGATTTGGCGACCCTGACCGGCGCCATCATCCGCGCCATCGGCCCGTCCATCGCCGGCCTGTTCTGCAATGACGAGGACTTCACCCGCCTGATGCTCCAGGCTGGAGGGACCGCATCGGAGAAGTTCTGCGTGATGCCGCTCGAGGAAGAGTACCGCGAATACCTGGATGACCCCGTGGCGGACATGAAGAACGTGGGCAAGCCGGAAGCGGGCGCCATCACCGCCGCCTTGTTCCTGCAGGAATTCGTCCCACCCAAGACCGCTTGGTCCCATTGGGATATCGCGGGGACGGCGTTTACCACGTCGCCTTGGAAATATTTCAAGGCTGGGGCGACGGGCTGGGGCGTGCGTTCGCTTGTGGAAGTTGCGCGGATGCTTGCTGGGTAG